In Candidatus Zixiibacteriota bacterium, a single window of DNA contains:
- a CDS encoding heme exporter protein CcmB: KASVKGALFAVLSFPLLLPVLLSAMTATDIALQGGNPDDMWNYIKILIAYPIIVITLSYILFEYVWSE, translated from the coding sequence GAAGGCGTCGGTTAAAGGCGCCTTGTTTGCGGTCCTGTCCTTCCCACTACTGCTTCCGGTGCTGCTTTCTGCTATGACTGCGACAGACATCGCGCTTCAGGGAGGCAATCCGGATGACATGTGGAATTACATCAAAATTCTGATAGCTTATCCAATAATCGTGATAACACTGTCGTACATCTTATTTGAATATGTCTGGAGTGAGTAG
- the ccsA gene encoding cytochrome c biogenesis protein CcsA produces the protein MTLLKILLFVYMVVTIVFSFVTPPPIVGQDWAPASRIFYYHVPFAFVSFIAFAHAMIQSILYLKRKDPNADNKAAMAAGLGLMFCFAATVTGSIFAKIAWGTFWNWDPRQTSILILLVIYGAYFALRQSIAQPERRASFSAVYSILAFVTVPFFGFIVPRVYQSLHPEDTLVAKGQLNIGGYVAFIFLSSLFCFLCTYFWLHSIGNRIQKLEQKQLEDSYDFERA, from the coding sequence ATGACTCTATTGAAAATCCTGCTATTTGTTTACATGGTAGTGACGATAGTGTTCAGCTTCGTAACGCCGCCGCCTATCGTCGGGCAGGATTGGGCTCCGGCGTCTCGCATTTTCTACTATCATGTTCCGTTTGCATTCGTGTCGTTCATCGCGTTTGCGCATGCCATGATTCAGAGCATTCTGTATTTAAAGAGAAAAGATCCCAATGCGGATAACAAGGCAGCCATGGCGGCAGGGCTTGGATTGATGTTCTGTTTTGCCGCGACTGTGACCGGCTCTATTTTCGCTAAGATCGCATGGGGTACATTCTGGAACTGGGACCCGAGGCAGACCTCGATTCTGATCCTGCTTGTGATTTACGGTGCGTATTTCGCTCTGCGGCAGTCGATTGCACAGCCCGAAAGGCGAGCCTCGTTCTCAGCGGTATATTCGATACTTGCCTTCGTCACCGTGCCGTTTTTTGGATTTATCGTTCCACGAGTATATCAATCGCTGCATCCTGAAGATACACTTGTGGCGAAAGGGCAGCTCAATATCGGCGGGTATGTAGCATTCATTTTTCTCTCATCTCTGTTCTGCTTCCTCTGTACGTATTTCTGGCTCCACAGTATCGGGAACAGAATTCAGAAACTGGAACAAAAGCAATTGGAGGATAGTTATGACTTCGAGCGGGCTTAA
- a CDS encoding CcmD family protein, producing the protein MTSSGLNLAVMAVTLIGWVGIFVVVFALDRRVKKLEER; encoded by the coding sequence ATGACTTCGAGCGGGCTTAACTTAGCGGTGATGGCCGTCACGCTGATCGGATGGGTCGGCATTTTTGTTGTGGTGTTTGCGCTTGATAGACGTGTCAAGAAACTGGAGGAGCGGTGA
- a CDS encoding cytochrome c maturation protein CcmE: MKRKWIAGAVIIVVAAIWVFSSFNDSLTAYVSFDEAKARDKRVQVIGTIVKKDVNYDSDSLRLVFRMLDDEGDDLTVVYAGTMPGNFDQATKVVCRGKYVDGRFEADELLLKCPSKYQGES, encoded by the coding sequence GTGAAGAGAAAGTGGATCGCCGGTGCAGTGATAATCGTTGTGGCCGCTATATGGGTATTCTCGTCTTTCAATGATTCATTGACGGCATACGTATCGTTCGATGAAGCGAAGGCGCGAGATAAACGTGTTCAGGTCATCGGCACCATAGTGAAGAAAGATGTCAATTACGATAGCGATAGCCTTCGGCTTGTTTTTCGCATGCTTGATGATGAGGGGGATGATCTGACCGTCGTATATGCAGGCACTATGCCGGGAAATTTCGATCAGGCGACGAAAGTCGTTTGCAGGGGGAAATATGTGGACGGAAGATTCGAGGCTGACGAACTTCTGCTGAAATGTCCCTCCAAATATCAGGGAGAATCATAG